TTTCGGTGTACAGGCAGGTTATCCAATTCAACGTACTTGGACAGAGAACTGAAATCAAATGCATTCGCTTTGGGATTGAGCTCAGCAGCTGACACTTCGGGGCAAATGGTGTCTGAGACGCAGAAATGCAGCGTGAAGGGCAGTATTTGGGTCTGTGACGACAACCAAGACTGCCCTGCTCCATGCTGACACGCTCGCCGCGTACCTGAAAGACCGTTTACCGCATCGCCGCACCGATGCGTTGAAGCGGCTCGCCGAAGTGCTCCTGGGGATCTTGCAGGCCGAGTCGGCCCTGCACCGAAAGATTGCGCTGCACCTCCCCCGTACCGCTTCGCTCGACTCCAAAACGAGGGTCGTGGCGCGGGTCTTCCACGACCTCCATCTGACGCCACAGGACGTCTTGGACGTCCTGCTTCCCCTGCTGCCGAACGGCCGGCTGACAATGGTGATGGACCGCACGACCTGGCACTCTGGACAGACCCCACTCAATATCCTGGTCCTCGGCGTCGCCCTCGGCGGGGTGGTGCTCCCCTTGATCTGGACGGTGTTGCCCCACCAGGGCAACAGCAGTGGTGCGGCACGAATCCTGCTCGTGGCCAGGCTCCTGAAGGTCCTGCCAGCGAAACGCTGGGCAGTGCTGATCGCGGACCGTGAATTCGTGGGGAAGGATTGGTGCGTGTACCTGCGCTGGAAGGGATCAAGCGCTGTTTCCGGATCAAGGAGAACACCCGCATTGATGACCTGCTGGCCAAAGAGCAGTTCCAGGATCTGCAGCCCGGCGAGGTCCGATCGGTGTTCGAGAAAGCATGGGTGTACGGCACATGGATGCGCGTGGTCGTGACCCTGTCTCCCGTAGGAGACAGGGTCATCGTGGCTTCGGATTTGTCCGTGCTGGACACACTTTTCGCTTACAAAAGGAGGTGGGGAGTGGAGATTCACCAAGCTGAGTACGCCTATACATCCAGATCTCCTTGTCGGTGCTTCGCAATGCGCTTCCCTTCGGCTCGCTCCATCCATCGTTGATGTATCCGCTCGCTGAGCGGCGTGGCCCGCCGCAACCGTAACCGTGCAAGTTCATCTTCATCTGCCCAGATCAGCCATGTTTTGTCGGGCACTGTCCGCTTTACCTGCAGTTCGCCCTGACGAATCCAAGAGTAGAGGGTGACGCTTGGCATGCCAAGCGTCACCGCAAGACCCTGAATCGTCCACCAGTCACCGTCGCGGAGGTCGTTGCGCGTCACCAGGCGACGTCCATCCGTCCCCTGAGAAAAGTGGCAGCCGAGACCCACCGCCAACTTTCGTACGCTCATAGCCGTCCACGTCGCACGACGTTTTGGAGGTCGATATCCGAGCGTGTTGAGTTGATCTGCAACTTCCTGAGATGACTGACAGGCATCTATACCTGCCTTGACCGTACGAACTAACTCATCGTAGGAGCTGAGTTGCTGGAGACGCGCGACCGGCCGGATCGCGTCGCCCTGCGTGACCCGGCCACCATACCAGTGCACCTCGAGCCTAACATGTTCACTGCTGGCCTCCCCGTGCACCACAATGCGCTCGATCACCAGACGCAACATCTCCTTCTGCTCTGCGAGGGTCGTCCCGGGGGCGGCCCACAGCGCGGGGAGGTCGTGGGCAAGCTGCTGAATCTGCGTGATTTCGTGCTCGGTCAACTGGCGTGGGGCATGCTGCTGCACACGTCCGTACTCTTCCTGCAGTTCGCGCTGCGCTTCCAAGGCGACTTCCCAGGCGCGTTCCAAGGAACGCGCGACCAGCCGATGCTCAGGTTCAACCGCTTGATACTGTCGCGCTGCACGCTCCATTTCGTAGCTGGCTCGTTCCAGCCGATACTGCCAGAGCCGAGCGCGCTCGGCTCGTTCCTCTTCCAGATGCTGGAGTGTTTCCAGCGACAGGGCCAGACTGGACGGGAGGAGCGCTTCCAGCAACTGGGTCACGACCCAGGTATCGAGCGGCTGGCCGGCACAGTGAAAACAGGCCCGACCGCCATAATCGCTGAGCGTTCGGCTACAGGCATAGGTAGCCCGTTTGCCGTGGTACTGCACCACCATGCGGCGGCCGCATTGCCCGCACACCAACAGACCACTCAGGAGACCTGCACCGTTGCGTGCCGCGCCTGGTTGACCCGCTCCCATGCGATTTGCTGAGAGACGCGCCAGGTGTTCCTGGTAGGTCGCCCAGCTGATGTACGCCGGAACGTGATCGCGAATGAACGCGTGCCACGCGTCAGGGGACGCCACGACGCGGCCGGTTCCTGGTCGTCCGGGCTGTCGCTTGCGGGCGTCGGTTTGCCGACGCCCATAGGCATAAACACCGGCATACATCGGATGCCGCATGATGTTTTGCAGCGTCATCCGATTGGGGGATCGCCAGCTCAATGGTGCGTCGGCGCGGCTCCGTTCACGGACACCCAAGGTGATGCCGTGCTGAACCAAGTACTTCAAGACCGCGTGGAGCGTGCCGAGCTCACCGAACTTACGAAAAATGAGGCGAACGACGTGCTGCGCTTGTTCATCTGGATCCAGTTGGATGGGTCCGTCTGCGGCATAAATGTAGCCAATCGGGAGGCGAACAGCCAGTTCGCCTCGTCTGGCTTTGTTGAGTTTGCCCGCATTGAGTCGGCTTTTGAGGATATGCAGTTCTGCTTCGCTCATGGATCCTTTGAGGCCCAGCAGCAGACGGTCGTTGTAGTCTCCGGGATTGTACAGACTGTCGGTATCAGCAATCAGGGTTCGAAACAGTGCGCAGACTTCTAGTAGATGATGCCAGTCCTTGTTGGATCGAGCCAGGCGGCTCATTTCAATTCCAAGGATAAGCCCGACATGACCCAACGTCACTTCCGTGACCAGGCGAGTGAATCCAGGCCGTCCGACAGCCGTGCTGCCGGACTTTCCAAGATCATCATCAATGACCACAATACGTTCCCGAGGCCAGCCGAGAGATTCGGCGTAGTCGACCAGTGCGTACTGGAGCCGCGTGGACTCTTGGTGACGCTGCAGTTGACCGAGCGTGGACTGACGGATGTAGACCACCGCCAACCGTTCCAGGTGATCAGCATGGATTTTCTGGTGGCTCAGGCGTTTCCCCTCACCGGCGATCGTCACGGTGCTTCACCTCCTGAGTGGCTGGGGAGGTGAGGCGCAGCTGTCGTTCCAGCAGCTGCGCCAACAGGCGCAGCAGACGTCGCTGATGACTCGCTGGCAACGTCAACCAGAGCGCTGGAGACGGGGGGGGACGCGCGGATCAGGCATGAAACACCCTCCTGGGGAGCGCATTGCGCTCGTGAAATGTAGGCCACCAGTCGTAGCAGCCCCTCGACGCCAATCATAGGCGTGCATAGCTTGCGATTTATAGGTGTATTGCCATTGGGCCGTGGAATGCACCTTTTCGGCGATGAAGGCCCGTGGGCTGGGACTCGAAGACACCCACATGACGGCTCCTGACCGGCTCTCCCGGCTGTTCGGTCTGCTCTGCATCGTGCTGGCCTGGATGGTTCGGGTCGCAGAAGCGGCGCAGGAGTCAGATCCGCCGACGCTGGACAACCGGGGGCGGAAAGCCAGAAGTACGGCGAGGACCGGATGGACCCTGCTCAGTCAAGCGGTGCGCTGGGGATTGGACACGTTCTGGACGTACCTGGACCTCTTAAAAATAGCTTTTCCCTCTCCTGGAGAAGGAAAAGCACGAAGTGTCAGCTGCTGAGCGCTTGACGAGAAAGCGTCCATCGGGTCACGCTAAAAGTTGACCAACTGTGACGATCGGTAGATAAAAAGGTTATTTGGAGACCAGATTCAAAGTTCAGCGAGATGGAGGGAGCGCAGTTGCGTTCTCCATAAGACCATCCACTGAGGATTTCTCCCCGAACATCAAGTTCGCGCCCTAGGTCACGCAGAGGCGAGAACATCCGATCCTCAGGGATCTCCCAAGCTTCGGGCGCTCGCTCCCAGCGTTGCACATAGAGCATTGGGCTATCAGCAAACATCCGCCACCACTGACCGTCGACCAAGACAAACACTTGATGTGGGGAATACACCTCATCGTGCGTCCGGTAGTCCTGTCCAATGAGTTGTTCAAGGACGTTACCCGCGAATTGAGGCGATTCCCCCTGAAATATCAAATCATAATCGTACATACTCACGCTTCAGTTTGACGCAAGGCTGAGCCGACACGCCCTAGTCTTGAGCTGTCAGCCTCCTTTTGAGCCTATAGAGCTCGTGCAGGCCCGTTGAGGGATCTTGCCTGGAAGCTGGCTGTTCTTGACCCGAACACCTTACTGTCCTCTTGACAATCAACACAATTGCTGAGTAGTCACGATACGCGTGCTGATTATTGATACCTGCATAAGGTATTTACGGGTCACCCCCATAAAGCAAGCGGGTGGGGAGATGGATGTACCGCACTCGTTGCCATGCCTGAAAGAGACGTGACTTCAGGGTTCCCACGTCTCTCGGGCAGAAATTGGCCAACATCTGCTGCTTGACATACGCCCAGACGAGCTCAATGGGATTCAACTCTGGCGAGTACGATGGCAGATAGACCACGGACAGTCGCGTCTCATCGGCGACGAAGGCCCCCAGCGCCTTCGTCTTGTGAATGCTCGCATTGTCGAGCAGCACGGTGACCTTCCCCGTCACGTGTCGCAAGAGGTGGGTCAGAAACGCGATGACCT
This region of Deinococcus ruber genomic DNA includes:
- a CDS encoding recombinase family protein; amino-acid sequence: MTIAGEGKRLSHQKIHADHLERLAVVYIRQSTLGQLQRHQESTRLQYALVDYAESLGWPRERIVVIDDDLGKSGSTAVGRPGFTRLVTEVTLGHVGLILGIEMSRLARSNKDWHHLLEVCALFRTLIADTDSLYNPGDYNDRLLLGLKGSMSEAELHILKSRLNAGKLNKARRGELAVRLPIGYIYAADGPIQLDPDEQAQHVVRLIFRKFGELGTLHAVLKYLVQHGITLGVRERSRADAPLSWRSPNRMTLQNIMRHPMYAGVYAYGRRQTDARKRQPGRPGTGRVVASPDAWHAFIRDHVPAYISWATYQEHLARLSANRMGAGQPGAARNGAGLLSGLLVCGQCGRRMVVQYHGKRATYACSRTLSDYGGRACFHCAGQPLDTWVVTQLLEALLPSSLALSLETLQHLEEERAERARLWQYRLERASYEMERAARQYQAVEPEHRLVARSLERAWEVALEAQRELQEEYGRVQQHAPRQLTEHEITQIQQLAHDLPALWAAPGTTLAEQKEMLRLVIERIVVHGEASSEHVRLEVHWYGGRVTQGDAIRPVARLQQLSSYDELVRTVKAGIDACQSSQEVADQLNTLGYRPPKRRATWTAMSVRKLAVGLGCHFSQGTDGRRLVTRNDLRDGDWWTIQGLAVTLGMPSVTLYSWIRQGELQVKRTVPDKTWLIWADEDELARLRLRRATPLSERIHQRWMERAEGKRIAKHRQGDLDV